From Micromonospora nigra, one genomic window encodes:
- a CDS encoding HAD-IA family hydrolase, giving the protein MAFPIVDRPAPAPDTSTPVRHAVIFDLDGVVVDSFAVMSEAFATAYAEVVGDGPAPFEEYRRHLGRYFPDIMRIMNLPLAMEEPFVRESYRLADKVQVFEGILELLLTLRVRGLRLAIATGKSGPRARSLLDQLGLLPFFAHVIGSDEVARPKPAPDIVRHALNLLDVPPERAIMVGDAPTDVASARGAGVASAAALWAPPEDVGELLAGGPDVVLHRPADLLALCPAVSAC; this is encoded by the coding sequence ATGGCGTTCCCGATCGTCGACCGGCCAGCCCCTGCGCCTGACACCTCGACGCCGGTCAGGCATGCGGTCATCTTCGACCTCGACGGGGTCGTGGTGGACAGCTTCGCGGTGATGAGCGAAGCATTCGCCACCGCGTACGCCGAGGTCGTCGGCGATGGCCCCGCCCCGTTCGAGGAGTACCGGCGTCACCTGGGTCGCTACTTCCCGGACATCATGCGGATCATGAATCTGCCGCTGGCGATGGAGGAGCCGTTCGTCCGTGAGAGCTACCGACTCGCCGACAAGGTGCAGGTGTTCGAGGGGATCCTCGAACTGCTGCTGACCCTGCGGGTGCGGGGCCTGCGGCTCGCCATCGCCACCGGCAAGAGCGGACCGAGGGCGCGGTCCCTTCTCGACCAGCTGGGCCTGCTCCCGTTCTTCGCACATGTGATCGGCTCCGACGAGGTCGCCCGGCCCAAGCCGGCCCCGGACATCGTGCGGCATGCCTTGAACCTGCTCGACGTGCCACCTGAACGGGCCATCATGGTCGGTGACGCGCCGACCGACGTGGCCAGCGCCCGGGGCGCCGGCGTCGCCTCGGCGGCTGCGTTGTGGGCACCGCCGGAGGACGTCGGCGAGTTGCTCGCCGGGGGCCCCGACGTGGTGCTGCATCGCCCGGCGGACCTGTTGGCTCTCTGCCCGGCCGTTTCCGCCTGCTGA
- a CDS encoding Gfo/Idh/MocA family protein: MTVRVAVVGLGWAGRELWLPLLREHADFEVVAVVDADPASHAVLGKVPGIAVRPTADALTAREVDLAVVAVPNHLHVEVAGALLATGISVFIEKPVCLTSAEADILAMAERSGGMLLAGSAARYRGDVQALRQALPDLGEIRHVDLGWVRARGVPQAGGWFTQRDKAGGGALFDLGWHLLDTLAYLLGPADFTQVIGVTSDDFVNVDAWRAAWRQDQPGIRPADVEDTARGFLVRDDGVSVSLRARWASHEARDISSIHVEGSAGVVDLKCTFGFSSNRQPEPELTLTRKGATTRLAAPVEQVGIEYSRQLDGLAAMLADPGNRGRAIAEARPIVRMIESFYASAGSARSRRAVPTYQ; encoded by the coding sequence ATGACGGTCCGGGTGGCGGTGGTCGGGCTCGGCTGGGCAGGGCGGGAGCTGTGGCTGCCGCTGTTACGTGAGCATGCCGACTTCGAGGTGGTCGCGGTCGTCGACGCCGACCCGGCGTCGCACGCGGTGCTCGGGAAGGTGCCGGGCATCGCCGTACGTCCCACGGCGGACGCCCTCACCGCGCGGGAGGTCGATCTGGCCGTCGTCGCGGTACCCAACCATCTGCACGTCGAGGTGGCGGGCGCCCTGCTCGCCACCGGGATCTCCGTCTTCATCGAGAAGCCGGTGTGCCTGACCTCTGCCGAGGCCGACATCCTCGCGATGGCCGAACGCAGCGGCGGGATGCTCCTGGCGGGCAGCGCGGCCCGGTACCGAGGCGACGTCCAGGCACTGCGGCAGGCCCTGCCGGACCTGGGCGAGATCCGGCATGTCGACCTCGGCTGGGTACGGGCCCGTGGCGTGCCGCAGGCCGGCGGCTGGTTCACCCAACGCGACAAGGCCGGTGGGGGTGCGCTGTTCGACCTCGGCTGGCACCTGCTCGACACGTTGGCGTACCTGCTCGGTCCGGCCGACTTCACACAGGTGATCGGCGTGACGTCGGACGACTTCGTCAACGTCGACGCCTGGCGCGCGGCGTGGCGGCAGGACCAACCCGGCATCCGCCCCGCCGACGTGGAGGACACCGCGCGTGGCTTCCTGGTACGCGACGACGGCGTTTCGGTATCCCTACGGGCCCGCTGGGCGTCGCACGAGGCGCGTGACATCTCGTCGATTCATGTCGAGGGTAGTGCCGGGGTCGTGGATCTGAAGTGCACCTTCGGCTTCAGCTCCAATCGTCAGCCCGAGCCCGAGCTGACGTTGACCCGCAAGGGGGCCACGACGCGGCTCGCGGCGCCGGTCGAACAGGTCGGCATCGAGTACAGCCGGCAGCTGGACGGCCTCGCCGCGATGCTGGCCGATCCCGGCAACCGTGGCCGGGCCATCGCCGAGGCGCGGCCGATCGTGCGGATGATCGAGAGCTTCTACGCGTCGGCGGGATCGGCGCGGAGCCGGCGAGCGGTGCCTACGTACCAGTAG
- the rifK gene encoding 3-amino-5-hydroxybenzoate synthase, with product MDVRQAPKFPAWPQYDDAEREGLIRALDQGQWWRMGGDEVDSFEREFADHHGAEHALAVTNGTHALELALQVMGVGPGTEVIVPAFTFISSSQAAQRLGAVTVPVDVDPHTYNIDPAAVVAALTPRTKVIMPVHMAGLMADMDTLAKISAENGVPLLQDAAHAHGAQWQGKRVGELGSIATFSFQNGKLMTAGEGGAVVFPEGQTESYEMAFLRHSCGRPRGDRRYLHRISGSNMRLNEFSASVLRAQLRRLDEQIAVRDQRWTLLSELLGAIDGVVPQGGDVRADRNSHYMAMFRVPGISEENRNALVDRLVERGLPAFAGFRAIYRTEAFWEFGVPDESLEAIADRCPNTDAISQDCIWLHHRVLLAGEQEMHATAEIVADVVATA from the coding sequence ATGGACGTGCGACAGGCACCGAAATTCCCCGCGTGGCCACAGTACGACGATGCCGAGCGTGAGGGCCTGATCCGTGCGCTCGATCAGGGCCAATGGTGGCGTATGGGTGGCGACGAGGTGGACTCGTTCGAGCGCGAGTTCGCCGATCACCATGGCGCCGAGCACGCGCTGGCTGTCACGAACGGTACGCACGCGCTGGAACTCGCCCTGCAGGTCATGGGCGTCGGGCCGGGTACCGAGGTCATCGTGCCGGCCTTCACCTTCATCTCCTCCTCCCAGGCGGCCCAGCGGCTCGGCGCGGTCACCGTTCCGGTCGACGTCGACCCGCACACCTACAACATCGACCCCGCAGCGGTCGTCGCCGCCCTCACGCCTCGCACCAAGGTGATCATGCCGGTGCACATGGCCGGGCTCATGGCGGACATGGACACGCTGGCGAAGATCTCCGCGGAGAACGGTGTGCCGTTGCTACAGGACGCCGCGCACGCACACGGTGCGCAGTGGCAGGGCAAGCGCGTCGGAGAGCTCGGCAGCATCGCCACATTCAGTTTCCAGAACGGCAAGCTGATGACCGCGGGCGAGGGCGGCGCCGTGGTGTTTCCGGAGGGTCAGACGGAGAGCTACGAGATGGCGTTCCTGCGGCACAGCTGCGGCCGGCCACGGGGTGACCGCCGGTACCTGCACCGGATCTCCGGGTCCAACATGCGTCTCAACGAGTTCTCCGCGTCGGTGCTGCGCGCGCAGCTGCGTCGCCTCGACGAACAGATCGCCGTGCGCGACCAGCGCTGGACCCTCCTGTCTGAGCTGCTGGGAGCGATCGACGGCGTCGTGCCACAGGGCGGCGATGTGCGGGCCGACCGCAACTCGCACTACATGGCGATGTTCCGTGTCCCCGGGATCAGCGAGGAGAACCGCAACGCCTTGGTCGATCGGCTCGTGGAGAGGGGACTGCCTGCGTTCGCCGGGTTCCGCGCGATCTACCGCACCGAGGCCTTCTGGGAGTTCGGCGTACCCGACGAGAGCCTGGAAGCCATCGCGGATCGCTGCCCCAACACCGATGCCATCAGCCAGGACTGCATCTGGCTGCACCACCGGGTGCTGCTGGCCGGGGAGCAGGAGATGCACGCGACGGCTGAGATCGTTGCCGACGTCGTGGCCACCGCATGA
- a CDS encoding 3-deoxy-7-phosphoheptulonate synthase, translating into MRRFPHRPADTGGQIHDRHPEDGVLNRRLAEALARPAAQQPCWPVPERARAVVEQLQQADPIVTPSDTARLSDRLASAARGEAFLLQGGDCAETFADNTVSHLRANLRVLARMADVLTHATDLPLVTIARMAGQYAKPRSNAVDASGLPVYRGDIINSAEPTPAARTPDPQRMLRAHVNAAGAMELVRRFGGSEVYVSHELLLLDYERTVLWADDSGPEARLMSGLAHFLWIGERTRQLDGAHIAFAELLSNPVGIKIGPSVTAELAVEYVERLDPHCTPGRLTLVSRMGNGLVRDVLPPIVEKVSASGHQVIWQCDPMHGNTLQAGNGFKTRHFDDVVDEIAGFFEVHRELGTHPGGIHVEVTGEDVTECLGGASGIGERDLPTRYRTACDPRLNAEQSVELAYFVAEMLAGWRSDGRAGPDGRDLADSC; encoded by the coding sequence ATGAGACGGTTCCCGCACCGGCCGGCCGACACCGGAGGCCAGATCCACGATCGCCACCCGGAGGACGGGGTCCTGAACCGCCGGTTGGCCGAGGCGCTGGCCCGCCCGGCCGCCCAACAGCCCTGCTGGCCTGTTCCGGAGCGGGCCCGTGCCGTCGTCGAGCAGCTACAGCAGGCGGACCCGATCGTGACGCCGTCGGACACGGCGCGGCTGTCCGACCGGCTCGCTTCGGCCGCTCGCGGTGAGGCGTTCCTGCTCCAGGGCGGCGACTGCGCCGAGACCTTCGCCGACAACACCGTCTCGCACCTGCGGGCCAACCTGCGGGTCCTGGCGCGGATGGCCGATGTGCTGACCCATGCCACCGACCTGCCGCTGGTCACCATCGCACGCATGGCCGGGCAGTACGCCAAGCCCCGGTCCAACGCCGTGGACGCGTCGGGTCTTCCGGTCTACCGCGGCGACATCATCAATTCCGCGGAACCCACCCCCGCTGCCAGAACGCCCGACCCGCAACGCATGTTGCGGGCCCACGTGAATGCGGCCGGTGCGATGGAGCTGGTCCGACGTTTCGGCGGGAGCGAGGTGTACGTCAGCCACGAGTTGCTTCTGCTCGACTACGAGCGGACCGTGCTCTGGGCGGACGACAGCGGCCCGGAGGCCCGGCTGATGAGCGGGCTCGCGCACTTCCTGTGGATCGGTGAGCGGACCCGTCAGCTTGACGGCGCCCACATCGCGTTCGCGGAGCTGCTCTCCAATCCGGTGGGAATCAAGATCGGCCCGAGTGTGACCGCGGAGCTGGCCGTCGAGTACGTGGAGCGCCTCGACCCGCACTGCACCCCGGGACGGCTGACCTTGGTCAGTCGGATGGGGAACGGCCTCGTCCGCGACGTCCTGCCGCCGATCGTGGAGAAGGTCAGCGCGTCCGGACACCAGGTGATCTGGCAGTGCGACCCGATGCACGGCAACACCCTGCAGGCTGGGAACGGGTTCAAGACCCGGCACTTCGACGACGTGGTCGACGAGATCGCCGGCTTCTTCGAGGTGCACCGTGAACTCGGTACCCATCCCGGAGGCATTCACGTCGAGGTGACCGGCGAGGACGTGACGGAGTGCCTCGGGGGCGCCTCGGGGATCGGTGAGCGCGATCTGCCCACCCGCTACCGGACGGCCTGCGATCCGCGGCTGAACGCCGAGCAGTCGGTCGAGCTGGCGTACTTCGTCGCGGAGATGCTGGCCGGTTGGCGCTCGGACGGCCGGGCAGGACCGGATGGCCGGGACCTCGCCGATTCGTGTTGA
- a CDS encoding 3-dehydroquinate synthase family protein, whose protein sequence is MTRTVPVPLADRSYEVLIGEGVRTSLAGVVRRLGAERAVVVSARPREWVPDTGVETLLLPAHDGEQGKTLATVEALCGEFVRFGLTRSDVVVSCGGGTTTDVVGLASALYHRGVDVIHLPTSLLAQVDASVGGKTAVNLPDGKNLIGAFWQPRAVLCDTDYLSTLPPREMLSGLGEIARCHFIGAGDLRGLPLTEQIAASVTLKASIVAVDERDTGKRHLLNYGHTLGHALELATGFALRHGEAVAIGTVFAGRLAHALGRVEQSRADEHLAVVRHYGLPTALPAEVDPGLLVRQMHRDKKAVSGLGFVLDGPSGAELVSDVPQDVVVRVIEEMPRAPMDTLVGAVTTDVVLT, encoded by the coding sequence GTGACCAGAACAGTTCCGGTGCCCCTCGCAGATCGTTCCTACGAGGTGCTGATCGGCGAGGGAGTTCGCACGTCGCTCGCCGGGGTGGTGCGCCGGCTGGGCGCCGAACGGGCTGTCGTCGTGTCGGCCCGTCCACGGGAATGGGTGCCCGACACCGGTGTGGAAACCCTGCTCCTGCCCGCCCACGATGGCGAGCAGGGCAAGACCCTCGCCACGGTGGAGGCGTTGTGCGGCGAGTTCGTGCGGTTCGGGCTCACCAGGTCCGACGTCGTCGTGTCCTGCGGCGGCGGGACGACCACCGACGTCGTCGGGCTGGCGTCCGCGCTCTATCACCGGGGCGTGGACGTGATCCACCTGCCCACCTCCCTGCTGGCCCAGGTGGATGCGAGTGTCGGCGGGAAGACGGCGGTGAACCTGCCCGACGGCAAGAACCTGATCGGCGCGTTCTGGCAGCCCCGCGCGGTGCTGTGTGACACGGACTACCTGTCGACCCTGCCGCCACGGGAGATGCTGAGCGGCCTCGGCGAGATCGCCCGCTGCCACTTCATCGGCGCCGGTGACCTACGCGGCCTGCCGCTCACCGAGCAGATCGCCGCAAGTGTGACCCTCAAGGCGAGCATCGTGGCGGTGGACGAGCGGGACACCGGGAAGCGGCATCTGCTCAACTACGGCCACACGCTGGGCCACGCGCTCGAGCTGGCGACCGGATTCGCGCTGCGTCATGGCGAGGCGGTCGCCATCGGCACGGTCTTCGCGGGCCGGCTGGCACATGCGCTGGGCCGGGTCGAACAGTCCAGGGCGGATGAGCACCTGGCTGTCGTCCGTCACTACGGTCTGCCCACCGCCCTGCCCGCCGAGGTCGATCCAGGGCTCCTCGTCCGCCAGATGCACCGGGACAAGAAGGCGGTCAGCGGGCTCGGTTTCGTCCTGGACGGGCCCTCGGGCGCGGAGCTGGTGAGTGATGTGCCGCAGGACGTGGTCGTCCGAGTCATCGAGGAGATGCCGCGTGCGCCGATGGACACGCTCGTCGGGGCCGTCACCACCGACGTGGTCCTGACATGA
- a CDS encoding arylamine N-acetyltransferase, with product MSTLRTLHKRHLMTIPYSSLAYGVADGIDVVDLDDDAVFERSVVEGRGGACYHLNRLFYRLLGELGYDVTLLAGSTVEGRAAFGTDVEHMFGRVALDGDEWLVDVGYPGPTYVEPLRLCDTVQTQYGNQFRLVDHSSGFALQRRGVATRWGVVYTFTTQPRQWSDWKELEDNLRDVLSEPGRDDTREVLCGRAVENGQVFLRQRRYLSVRNGREQVRTITDDDEHRMLLSRILSGNLD from the coding sequence ATCAGTACGTTGCGGACGCTGCACAAGAGGCACCTCATGACGATTCCGTACAGCAGTCTCGCGTACGGCGTCGCCGACGGGATAGACGTGGTCGACCTGGATGACGACGCGGTGTTCGAGCGGAGCGTCGTCGAGGGGCGCGGTGGTGCCTGCTACCACCTGAACCGCCTGTTCTACCGCCTCCTGGGTGAGCTGGGCTACGACGTCACGCTGCTGGCCGGTAGCACCGTGGAGGGGCGGGCCGCATTCGGGACCGATGTCGAGCACATGTTCGGCCGGGTGGCCCTGGACGGCGACGAGTGGCTGGTGGACGTCGGCTACCCGGGCCCGACCTACGTCGAACCGCTGCGGCTCTGCGACACGGTGCAAACCCAGTACGGGAACCAGTTCCGGCTGGTCGACCACTCTTCCGGGTTCGCGCTGCAGCGCAGGGGGGTGGCCACCCGCTGGGGGGTCGTCTACACCTTCACGACCCAGCCCCGGCAGTGGAGCGACTGGAAGGAACTGGAGGACAACCTGCGCGACGTCCTGTCAGAGCCGGGGCGGGACGACACCAGGGAGGTCCTGTGCGGTCGGGCCGTCGAGAACGGGCAGGTGTTCCTGCGACAGCGCCGGTATCTGAGCGTCCGCAACGGCCGGGAACAGGTGCGCACGATCACCGACGACGACGAGCATCGGATGCTGTTGTCCCGCATCCTCTCCGGCAACCTCGACTGA